Below is a genomic region from Rana temporaria chromosome 3, aRanTem1.1, whole genome shotgun sequence.
GCTGATCTGAGAGCTGAGCTGGAATGTTCCgtctgtctgaacatttatacagatcctgtaaacctgagatgtggtcacaacttctgccgggtctgtattgatcgtgtgctggatacacaggaggggtctggaggatattcctgtcctgaatgtaGAGAGAAGTTTCCGGATCGTCCTGCACTGCAGAGGAACATAACACTACGTAACATAGCGGGGAATTTCCTGTCTTCTCAGCCAGATCAGGAGTCCGGGGTCTTCTGTACTCACTGTGTGGACTAtcctgtacctgctgttagaTCCTGTCTACATTGTGAGGTTTCTCTGTGTGATAAACACCTGAGAGTCCACAAAAGGTCCCCAGAACACATCTTATGTGACCCCACCTTGTCCATGGAGAGCAggaaatgctccgtccataagaagatcctggagtattactgcaTTGAGGATGGGACCTGTATCTGTATGTTGTGTATGATTGGAGGACATAAGGGTCATAAGATGGAGTCACTGGATGAGGCTtctgagaagaagaagaataaactgaggaatgttctgcagaaactTCTGACAAAGAGAGCGGAGACGGAggaaagagtccagagtctgcaggaacacaggaggaaAGTAGAAGAAGAAGCACCTGGTGACACCGAGAGAGTCACTGTCCTGTTTAGAGATCTCAGGAGACGTCTGGAAGATCTGGAGAAGAGAGTCCTGAGGGAAATCTCCGGGAGGGCAGAGCGGATCTCCATCTCCATCCGGgatctggaaataaagaaggaggagctgtccaggaagatacgtcacattgaggagctgtgtaacatgacggatccactgactgtcttacaggaatcagacacaggtgacttgtgtgatactgaggatggagataatgaggacagagagagacatgagaagctcctccatgatggagggggtctggattagggtgaccacatttccaaactgccattcagggacacccccccccccaaaaaaaaatacgtttttttacatatttttttgccagttttgggggcaggggcgtatcctgaaatcagcgggcccgtgacaggggactgggtgacaggggactgggtgacagagggctgggtgacaggggactgggtgacaggggactgggtgacaggggactgggtgacggagggctgggtgacggaggacagGGTGAAAGGGGACTGGGTgaaagggggctgggtgacagggggctgggtgacagggggctgggtgacagagggctgggtgacagggggctgggtgacaggggactgggtgacaggggactgggtgacagagggctgggtgacagagggctgggtgacagagggctgggtgacagagggctgggtgacagagggctgggtgacagagggctgggtgacagagggctgggtgacaggggactgggtgacagagggctgggtgacagagggggacagggggacTGGGTGGCGGAGGGCTGGgtgtgggtgacagagggctgggtgacagagggctgggtgacagggtgacagagggctgggtgacagggtgacagagggctgggtgacagggtgacagagggctgggtgacagagggctgggtgacagggtgacagaggactgggtgacagaggactgggtgacagaggactgggtgacagagggactgggtgacagagggactgggtgacagagggactgggtgacagagggactgggtgacagggtgacagagggctgggtgacagggtgacagagggctgggtgacagggggttgggtgacggagagctgggtgacggaggactgggtgatggagagctgggtgacagagggccgggtgacagagggccgggtgacagagggccgggtgactgggtgacagaggactgggtgacagaggactgggtgacagaggactgggtgacagagggctgggtgacagagggccg
It encodes:
- the LOC120930789 gene encoding E3 ubiquitin-protein ligase Midline-1-like; translated protein: MVSADLRAELECSVCLNIYTDPVNLRCGHNFCRVCIDRVLDTQEGSGGYSCPECREKFPDRPALQRNITLRNIAGNFLSSQPDQESGVFCTHCVDYPVPAVRSCLHCEVSLCDKHLRVHKRSPEHILCDPTLSMESRKCSVHKKILEYYCIEDGTCICMLCMIGGHKGHKMESLDEASEKKKNKLRNVLQKLLTKRAETEERVQSLQEHRRKVEEEAPGDTERVTVLFRDLRRRLEDLEKRVLREISGRAERISISIRDLEIKKEELSRKIRHIEELCNMTDPLLDVAGISHTLHTLSDIITEGNVHFPIQEAANILLDVNTAYNHLLVSVDMKTVIRSDRYQYHSETPERFQNHPQVLSSQSFSSGRHYWEVDVGGSDWWEVGMCYPSIERGGREAAIGYNKKSWGLVGYNYQYLMRHDSKVILLPANLSSNRVRIDLDYEAGRISFYDLCDPIRRLHTFITTFTEPLHALIWVGRGCIKIMLF